The Oceanibaculum nanhaiense genome includes the window CGCCGCCGCCGAAGGCAATGCGATCTGCTACAACTGCCCGCCGGAATGGGCCGACTGGGCCTCGCAGCTGAAGGCGATCAAGGAAAACACCGGCATTGCCGTGCCGCACGACAACAAGAATTCCGGCCAGACCCTGTCGCAGCTGCTGGCCGAGAAGGCCAATCCGGTTGCTGATGTCGCCTATTACGGCGTTTCCTTCGGTATCCAGGCCGCCAAGGAAGGCGTGGTGCAGCCTTACAAGCCAGCCGGCTTCGACGAAATTCCCGAAGGTCTGAAGGACCCGGCGGGCAACTGGTTCACCATCCATTCCGGCACGCTGGGCCTGATGGTGAATGTCGATGCGCTGGGCGGCAAGCCGGTCCCCACCTCCTGGAAGGACCTGCTGAAGCCGGAATATAAGGGGATGGTCGGCTATCTCGACCCGTCGAGCGCCTTTGTCGGCTATGCCGGCGCCGTCGCCATCAACGGCGCGATGGGCGGTAGCCTGGAGGATTTCACCCCCGGCATCGCCTTCTTCAAGGAACTGATGAAGAACGATCCGATCGTGCCGAAGCAGACCTCCTACGCCCGCGTGCTGTCCGGCGAGATTCCGATCCTGATCGACTATGACTTCAACGCCTACCGCGCCAAGTACAAGGACAAGGCCAATGTCGCCTTCGTCATCCCGGCGGAAGGCTCGGTGGTCGTGCCCTACGTCATGAGCCTGGTGAAGGGCGCGCCGCATGAGGCGAACGGCAAGAAGGTGCTGGACTTCGTGATGTCCGACAAGGGCCAGGCACTCTGGGCCAATGCCTTCCTGCGGCCGGTGCGCGCCAGCGCCATGTCGGCGGAAGCAGCGTCCAAGTTCCTGCCGGCGGCCGACTATGCCCGCGCCAAGCCGGTGAACTACGCCAAGATGGCCGAGGTGCAGAAGGGCTTCGGCGCGCGCTATCTGGCGGAAGTCCGTTAACCCAACTGTGTTGAAGGCGGCGGGGTCGCTCCAGCCCCGCCGCCATCGCCTTTTCCGTCCGGAACCGGTTTCTATGTCCGACAAACGCGACAATTTCCTGCTGGCGATGCTGCTGGCCCCGGCCCTGCTGGTGTTCTGCGCCTTCTTCCTGCTGCCCATCGGCCGGCTGGCGCTGGCCGCCGGCAGCGGCCCGGACGGGATCATGGCCTATGCGGCGATCCTGACCGATGCGCGCTATCGCGAAAGCCTGATCGCCACCGTGCTGCTGTCGGCCGGGGTGACGCTGGCGACGCTGGTTCTGTGCGCGGTGTGCGGCCTGTTCCTGGAACGCAACCGCTTCCCCGGCCGTGCCGTGCTGATCGGCATCATGACGCTGCCGCTGTCCTTTCCCGGCGTGGTGGTCGGTTTCCTGGTCATCATGCTGGCCGGACGGCAGGGGCTGATCGGCGCGCTGACCGAGACGATGACCGGCTCGAAGCTGGTCTTCGCCTATTCCATGGCCGGGCTGTTCGTCGGCTATCTCTATTTCTCCATTCCGCGCGTCATCCTGACCGTCATGGCTTCCGCCGAGAAGCTGGATAGAAGGCTGGAGGAGGCGGCGCGGTCGCTGGGGGCCTCCACCTTCGCCGTCACCCGCGACGTCATCCTGCCCGGCCTGCTGCCGGCGCTGCTGTCCTCCGGCGCGATCTGCTTCGCGACCTCGATGGGCGCCTTCGGCACCGCCTTCACCCTGGCGACCAATATCGATGTGCTGCCGATGGTCATCTACACGGAGTTCACGCTGCACGCGAACATCGCCATGGCGGCGGCACTGAGCCTGATCCTCGGCCTCATCACCTGGGCGGTGCTGGCGCTGGCCCGGACGGCGGCCGGCAATTCTGTCGCGGCGGCGGGGTGAGGGCGATGAACCGTCCCTTCCTGTTTGCCGCACAACTGGCGCTGACCCTGCTGGTCGCCGCCTTTCTGGTGATCCCGGTGCTG containing:
- a CDS encoding ABC transporter substrate-binding protein, whose amino-acid sequence is MSTRHLLAAAALAVTAITGAAAWQPAAAEGNAICYNCPPEWADWASQLKAIKENTGIAVPHDNKNSGQTLSQLLAEKANPVADVAYYGVSFGIQAAKEGVVQPYKPAGFDEIPEGLKDPAGNWFTIHSGTLGLMVNVDALGGKPVPTSWKDLLKPEYKGMVGYLDPSSAFVGYAGAVAINGAMGGSLEDFTPGIAFFKELMKNDPIVPKQTSYARVLSGEIPILIDYDFNAYRAKYKDKANVAFVIPAEGSVVVPYVMSLVKGAPHEANGKKVLDFVMSDKGQALWANAFLRPVRASAMSAEAASKFLPAADYARAKPVNYAKMAEVQKGFGARYLAEVR
- a CDS encoding ABC transporter permease; the encoded protein is MSDKRDNFLLAMLLAPALLVFCAFFLLPIGRLALAAGSGPDGIMAYAAILTDARYRESLIATVLLSAGVTLATLVLCAVCGLFLERNRFPGRAVLIGIMTLPLSFPGVVVGFLVIMLAGRQGLIGALTETMTGSKLVFAYSMAGLFVGYLYFSIPRVILTVMASAEKLDRRLEEAARSLGASTFAVTRDVILPGLLPALLSSGAICFATSMGAFGTAFTLATNIDVLPMVIYTEFTLHANIAMAAALSLILGLITWAVLALARTAAGNSVAAAG